A window of Trichoderma atroviride chromosome 3, complete sequence contains these coding sequences:
- a CDS encoding uncharacterized protein (EggNog:ENOG41~TransMembrane:14 (i68-94o106-124i136-153o159-181i193-217o223-243i263-283o289-311i332-351o363-384i396-415o427-445i457-481o540-558i)), which translates to MALIATSTDPNANVSATTDPKEAADLEQNHEKANTTVTTTIEQELHSQEQNASEITETRIKKSSSFKLAFVGIAASLFVFQLDATCLGIALPTIAGDLNGTSLESFWASLAYTLCGLTMQSIWVSISDAFGRKPPLYVSLGLFFIGSVVFAVAKNMGTIIAGRVLQGLGGGGIDVLAQVILADMTTLEERSKYIGLMAIPTAIGNIMGPIVGALFSTFVSWRWIAWINLPIIATGTLLVFFFLKLRSIPLEATLAKNLNRLDWIGMALIVAGVTLFVVPLSWAGSLFPWASWQTLFPLLLGATLLVVFVIYETKPAAPIMPHRLFHTRTGNAALMGGFIHGMILVSLLQYMPLLLQAVELESAISSAVSLLPTVIVSVFIAAVSMMMVPFFGGYVWLLRLSWVILTLGTGLLALFKLRSPLSMRYGLPILWGTGVSLLRLNLLPVQASVKNVNDTGLAIGQLLTIRMFGGLVGLTISSAIFNNVFSESISSTAVQLTGALAPLKDASNAVSFIETLRSLDISSTALDEILSIYLKCFRTIFYTMTGFGGLGLLTSMLLREIDLKGHGLGNQRFEE; encoded by the exons ATGGCCCTAATTGCGACTAGTACAGACCCAAATGCCAATGTCTCTGCAACTACCGATCCAAAAGAGGCGGCGGATTTAGAACAAAATCATGAAAAAGCAAATACTACAGTAACAACAACAATTGAACAAGAACTGCATTCTCAAGAGCAAAATGCATCAGAAATTACGGAAACGAGGATTAAAAAATCTTCGTCCTTTAAGCTCGCCTTCGTGGGAATTGCGGCGAGTCTTTTCGTTTTCCAGCTGGACGCAACCTGTTTGGGAATAGCTCTCCCT ACCATAGCCGGTGACCTAAATGGCACGAGCTTGGAGTCATTTTGGGCAAGTCTAGCTTATACTCTATGTGGGCTGACCATGCAATCGATTTGGGTCAGCATCTCTGACGCATTCGGCCGGAAGCCGCCTCTCTACGTATCATTAGGCTTGTTCTTCATTGGATCGGTCGTATTTGCCGTAGCGAAGAATATGGGCACCATCATTGCAGGGCGGGTCCTCCAAGGTCTTGGAGGCGGGGGAATTGATGTTCTGGCGCAAGTTATACTTGCAGACATGACAACGTTAGAAGAACGATCAAAATATATTGGCTTGATGGCTATTCCCACGGCTATTGGCAACATCATGGGACCTATAGTGGGTGCTCTTTTCTCAACGTTTGTCTCTTGGAGATGGATTGCATGGATCAACTTGCCAATCATAGCAACGGGGACGCTACTTGTGTTCTTTTTCCTCAAACTTAGGTCTATCCCTCTCGAAGCCACGCTCGCCAAGAACTTGAATCGACTTGATTGGATTGGCATGGCCCTCATCGTTGCCGGAGTCACGCTGTTTGTTGTGCCCCTCAGCTGGGCGGGTTCACTATTCCCGTGGGCCTCCTGGCAGACGCTCTTCCCTTTGCTCTTGGGAGCTACTCTGCTTGTAGTGTTTGTCATTTATGAGACCAAGCCTGCAGCACCTATCATGCCCCACCGCTTATTTCACACAAGAACTGGAAACGCAGCACTAATGGGAGGCTTCATTCACGGCATGATTCTGGTGTCTCTGTTGCAGTACATGCCTCTACTTTTACAAGCCGTTGAACTGGAGAGCGCAATCTCCTCAGCCGTTTCTCTGCTTCCCACAGTCATCGTTAGCGTTTTCATCGCGGCTGtctcgatgatgatggtccCTTTCTTTGGTGGATATGTCTGGCTTTTACGGCTGTCGTGGGTCATACTTACACTGGGAACCGGATTGTTAGCTCTCTTTAAATTGAGATCTCCGCTATCAATGCGTTACGGGTTACCAATCCTTTGGGGCACAGGTGTCTCATTATTGcgcctcaatctcctccctGTTCAAGCGAGCGTCAAGAATGTCAACGACACAGGCCTAGCTATTGGGCAGCTTCTCACTATTCGCATGTTCGGGGGCCTTGTAGGTCTTACTATATCTTCAGCAATATTTAACAATGTGTTCTCAGAATCCATCTCAAGTACTGCGGTCCAGCTGACGGGGGCTTTAGCGCCCCTGAAAGACGCCTCAAATGCGGTGAGTTTCATTGAAACACTCAGATCGCTAGATATCTCTTCTACAGCACTAGATGAAATCCTCAGTATTTACTTGAAATGTTTTCGGACAATCTTTTATACAATGACCGGCTTCGGTGGACTGGGCTTGTTGACTTCGATGCTCTTGAGAGAAATTGACCTCAAAGGGCACGGTCTCGGGAATCAGCGGTTTGAAGAGTAA
- a CDS encoding uncharacterized protein (EggNog:ENOG41), producing MMDPVPMESALRGTPDHVVLPLSGRILDHSHIDMAAKIIEVIYRYQNKRAGSEGIESDIGLLAGLAQAYSHVKANQPIKMCLPAFPFKSPNTKVKVLGRVPDKAEEFALAHLNGLCAAIKDVYSPGAELTIISDGIVYNDLLSVSDLDVWRYGETLRNLAKTKGFAHIRFSRLSDLVPTEVPAVLDEVSYVANATNFRIALINNFRSKDWDVNEKITSDEDICLTYRGYLRFLQTDLADTYPISETFTKSKYKKGIESIAKQMLIRGQAFARAVRDKFSNHVRLSIHPSTGHNKVSVSTLPTDSTYTTPWHCAVAVRQDGTITSGLAQTFWDDPSWELVYEDGRPSFFREKSDLYTWASGAITVTPNYPCGVVIQPAEGPNKLSMQDIDAQKVRALSEINSPVILRGFSGTKNREKYIEKASEFGTPLPWKFGILLEVKDRGADTRGLNNVLSAEWMPFHFDGLFKTLDHTREDGTVYKLPNPPRFQLFTAVTPSPSDTGFTLFSTSTFVLKNLPSSLPLETLRNLTWSVRTSSFESTKLDGLPLVIDHPVTGKPCLRYHEPWPENKTSFEATNITIDGQTPEVSDAICRELDSLLHDRRVAYYHAWQKGDMLVSDNILAMHTRSDFQGGAERELWRIHFD from the exons ATGATGGACCCGGTACCGATGGAGTCTGCCCTCCGAGGCACTCCAGACCACGTCGTCCTGCCCTTGTCGGGCCGCATTCTCGATCACTCTCACATTGACATGGCCGCAAAGATCATCGAGGTTATCTACAGGTATCAGAACAAGCGTGCGGGCAGCGAAGGTATTGAGTCGGATATTGGTCTGCTCGCTGGTTTGGCGCAGGCATACAGCCATGTGAAGGCCAACCAGCCCATCAAGATGTGCCTTCCCGCCTTCCCCTTCAAGTCTCCCAACaccaaggtcaaggtccTTGGACGCGTCCCGGACAAGGCCGAGGAGTTTGCTCTGGCCCATCTCAACGGTCTCTGTGCGGCTATTAAGGACGTATACAGCCCTGGAGCGGAGCTTACCATCATTTCCGATGGTATCGTATACAATG ACCTCTTGAGCGTCTCAGACTTGGACGTCTGGAGATACGGAGAGACTCTCCGAAACTtggcaaagacaaagggCTTTGCCCACATCCGCTTTTCACGACTTTCGGACCTTGTGCCTACTGAGGTACCTGCAGTTTTGGACGAGGTTTCATATGTTGCCAATGCCACCAACTTCCGCATTGCGCTCATCAACAACTTCCGAAGCAAGGATTGGGATGTCAACGAAAAGATCACATCAGACGAGGATATTTGCTTGACATATCGTGGCTATCTCAGATTCCTTCAGACTGATCTTGCTGATACATATCCCATTTCGGAAACCTTCACCAAGTCGAAGTATAAGAAGGGTATCGAGAGCATTGCCAAGCAGATGCTTATTCGTGGTCAGGCATTTGCCCGTGCAGTTCGCGACAAGTTCTCAAACCACGTTCGTTTGTCTATCCACCCCTCCACTGGACACAACAAGGTTTCCGTCAGCACTCTGCCTACCGACTCTACATACACCACTCCATGGCACTGCGCCGTGGCTGTCCGACAAGACGGAACCATCACCTCGGGTCTTGCTCAGACGTTCTGGGACGATCCCAGCTGGGAGCTCGTCTACGAGGATGGCAGACCATCATTTTTCCGCGAGAAGAGCGACCTATATACCTGGGCCTCTGGCGCCATCACCGTCACTCCCAACTATCCCTGTGGTGTTGTCATTCAGCCCGCTGAGGGGCCCAACAAGCTCTCAATGCAAGACATTGATGCTCAGAAGGTCCGCGCACTTTCGGAGATCAACTCCCCGGTCATTCTGCGCGGTTTCTCCGGCACTAAGAACCGCGAGAAGTACATTGAGAAGGCCTCGGAGTTTGGAACCCCGCTTCCGTGGAAGTTTGGCATTCTGCTCGAGGTCAAGGACCGCGGCGCAGACACTCGTGGTCTGAACAACGTTCTGTCCGCCGAATGGATGCCCTTCCACTTTGACGGCCTGTTCAAGACGCTGGACCACACTAGAGAGGATGGAACCGTATACAAGCTTCCCAACCCACCACG ATTCCAATTGTTCACTGCTGTCACGCCCTCTCCCTCTGACACTGGgttcactctcttctccacatCCACGTTTGTTTTGAAGAACctgccctcttctctccctctggAGACCTTGAGGAACCTTACGTGGTCTGTGCGAACCTCTTCATTCGAGTCGACCAAACTGGACGGCCTGCCTCTGGTCATTGACCATCCCGTCACTGGAAAGCCTTGCTTGAGGTATCACGAGCCCTGGCCCGAAAACAAGACCAGTTTCGAGGCCACCAACATCACAATTGATGGCCAGACACCCGAGGTCTCTGACGCCATCTGCCGCGAGCTAGACAGCCTTTTGCACGACCGACGTGTCGCATATTATCACGCGTGGCAGAAGGGCGACATGCTGGTCAGCGACAACATCCTGGCCATGCACACTCGCAGCGACTTCCAGGGAGGCGCCGAGAGAGAGTTGTGGAGAATTCACTTTGATTAA